The genomic region AAAGTTGAAAATAATATTGAAGATGTTTTTGAAAAACAAGCAGCATTTTTATCGTCTGCTTTACCTTATATGCAAAAATATGAAAATGAAACCGTCGTTGTAAAATATGGTGGTCACGCTATGGGTGATCCTGCTTTGGGGCAAGCTTTTGCGCGTGATATTGCTTTGTTAAAGCAATCAGGAATTAACCCCGTTGTCGTTCATGGTGGTGGACCTCAAATTGCAGAAATTTTGATGAAAATGGGAATCGAGTCACGGTTTGAAAATGGTTTACGCGTAACCGATGAGCGGATCGTGGAAGTGGTTGAAATGGTTTTGGCAGGCTCCATAAACAAGGAAATAGTCGCTCTTATCAATGCAGAGGGTGAATGGGCAATAGGGTTGTGCGGCAAAGATGGCAATATGGTTTTTGCCGAAAAGGCTTATAAAACGGTCATTGATCCCGATTCACATATTGAACGTGTTTTAGATTTAGGTTTTGTTGGTGAACCTGTTGAAGTTGATCGTACATTGTTAGATCTCTTGGCATGTTCTGAGATGATTCCAGTTCTTGCTCCTGTCGCTCCAGGTCGTGATGGCAAAACCTATAATATTAATGCCGATATTTTTGCTGGAGCCATTGCCGGTGCATTAGAGGCCAAACGCCTTTTGTTTCTAACAGATGTTCCTGGTGTTTTAGATAAACAGGGTAAACTTTTAAAGGAGTTAACAATTTCTGAAGCTGAAAGTCTTATTAAAAATGGAATAATTTCAGGAGGTATGATTCCGAAAGTGGAAACTTGTATAAAAGCCCTTCAAAATGGTGTGGAAGGTGTTGTTATTTTAAACGGCAAAACTCCCCATTCTGTCTTGCTAGAATTATTTACCGAACAAGGAGTCGGAACACTTATTGTTTCATGAGGTATAGAGAAGAATTGAAGGAAGACACCTTTCATGGTTAATATAAAACAGTTGAAACACTCTTTACTAAGCAAACCAGAATTAGCATTATTTATTGCAACAATATTGTGGGGCATTACATTTTTAGTAATTCATATCGCAGTACGTTATAGCGGTCCTCTCTTTTTTGTGGGATTCCGTTTTGTTGTTGCATCGCTTATATGTGGGGCAATTTTTTGGCGTTCTATGAAAGGTATAACTGTTTATGAAATTTTTGCTGGAATGGCTATTGGTGTGGGAATGTTTCTGGGTTACGCTTTGCAAGCCATGGGGCTGCAAACCATTATGAGTAGTCAGTCGGCTTTTATCACGGCGCTTTATGTCCCTATAGTTCCAATATTGCAATGGATTGTTTTTAAA from Bartonella birtlesii IBS 325 harbors:
- the argB gene encoding acetylglutamate kinase; the protein is MDKVENNIEDVFEKQAAFLSSALPYMQKYENETVVVKYGGHAMGDPALGQAFARDIALLKQSGINPVVVHGGGPQIAEILMKMGIESRFENGLRVTDERIVEVVEMVLAGSINKEIVALINAEGEWAIGLCGKDGNMVFAEKAYKTVIDPDSHIERVLDLGFVGEPVEVDRTLLDLLACSEMIPVLAPVAPGRDGKTYNINADIFAGAIAGALEAKRLLFLTDVPGVLDKQGKLLKELTISEAESLIKNGIISGGMIPKVETCIKALQNGVEGVVILNGKTPHSVLLELFTEQGVGTLIVS